The Vicinamibacteria bacterium genome has a segment encoding these proteins:
- a CDS encoding DUF433 domain-containing protein has translation MAATNPFDRITVDIGKMNGQPCIRGLRLTVRRVLEALSTYDSREELRADYPELEDEDIRQALAYAAAMLADETVEVPSMS, from the coding sequence ATGGCGGCCACAAATCCTTTCGACCGAATCACGGTCGATATCGGCAAGATGAACGGGCAGCCGTGTATTCGCGGGCTTCGTTTGACGGTCCGGCGCGTGCTCGAAGCTCTGAGTACCTACGACTCTCGTGAAGAGCTTAGAGCGGATTACCCTGAACTGGAGGACGAAGATATCCGCCAAGCGCTCGCGTACGCTGCCGCGATGCTCGCGGACGAGACCGTCGAAGTTCCGTCGATGTCGTGA
- a CDS encoding DUF433 domain-containing protein → MKTDWQERISIAPDVCHGKATIKGIRIMVSIILDYLKAGETHEEILRQYPTLQEADILAAIAYAAWLAREEEQHPIHTDVTG, encoded by the coding sequence GTGAAAACCGACTGGCAAGAGCGCATTTCCATCGCGCCTGACGTCTGTCACGGGAAAGCGACGATCAAGGGCATTCGCATCATGGTTTCCATCATCCTGGATTACTTGAAGGCGGGGGAGACACACGAGGAAATACTGCGGCAGTACCCGACGCTTCAGGAGGCCGACATTCTCGCAGCCATTGCCTACGCCGCCTGGTTGGCACGCGAAGAGGAACAGCACCCCATTCACACCGACGTCACGGGATGA
- a CDS encoding HNH endonuclease produces MWRRDASPTRANERYEYGAIHQRIHLDSAFHVERIVSTQHGRRRSRQPRASCHLCSSRKGPNLSGLDPETGALTRLFHPRKDRWHEHFRTDENGQILGLTDIGRTTVHLLDMNSEIRTRIRREILRLGGE; encoded by the coding sequence ATGTGGAGGCGAGACGCCTCGCCCACTCGCGCCAACGAGCGCTACGAGTACGGCGCCATTCATCAACGCATCCATCTCGATTCCGCTTTCCACGTCGAGCGCATCGTCTCGACGCAGCATGGGCGGAGACGATCTCGACAACCTCGCGCATCGTGTCACCTCTGTAGCAGCAGGAAGGGGCCCAATCTCTCGGGTCTCGACCCAGAAACCGGTGCTCTCACGCGACTGTTCCACCCTCGCAAGGATCGCTGGCACGAGCATTTTCGGACCGACGAGAACGGACAGATCCTTGGTTTGACGGACATAGGCCGCACGACCGTGCACCTTCTCGACATGAACTCCGAGATTCGCACGCGAATTCGCCGGGAAATCCTGCGGCTTGGCGGGGAATAG
- a CDS encoding DUF5615 family PIN-like protein — protein sequence MKFLLDQGVPFRAAALLREEGIEAVHTSELGLSTAADADIVSWCIENESIAVTLDADFHTLIALSRDSRPSTIRFRMQGLKGPDVARIVMGLARTHAQELESGVLMTVEKKGVRIRQLPIAPASR from the coding sequence GTGAAATTCCTCCTGGACCAGGGCGTCCCGTTCCGCGCCGCGGCTCTCCTTCGCGAAGAGGGGATTGAGGCGGTTCATACGTCCGAGCTCGGCCTTTCGACCGCCGCCGACGCCGACATCGTCAGTTGGTGCATCGAGAACGAATCCATCGCGGTCACATTAGACGCGGACTTTCATACGCTCATCGCGCTATCGCGAGACTCGAGGCCCTCGACGATCAGATTCCGGATGCAAGGGCTCAAGGGACCCGACGTCGCTCGCATCGTCATGGGCCTCGCTCGAACGCATGCCCAGGAGCTGGAATCCGGCGTTCTGATGACCGTCGAAAAGAAGGGAGTTCGAATTCGACAATTGCCGATCGCTCCCGCGTCCCGATGA
- a CDS encoding DUF5615 family PIN-like protein: protein MPTPPGWHAKRNSTPFTPTSRDEGQARREPSCRPRRAAAFPNHDITTLPEEDLGGPKDTIVSAAVTQEDRLRMTFDLDFGDVRKYPLGTHAGIVVFRLKDQRWRALETPAV, encoded by the coding sequence TTGCCTACGCCGCCTGGTTGGCACGCGAAGAGGAACAGCACCCCATTCACACCGACGTCACGGGATGAGGGTCAAGCTCGACGAGAACCTTCCTGCCGACCTCGCCGAGCTGCTGCGTTCCCGAATCACGATATCACCACATTACCCGAGGAGGATCTCGGCGGCCCCAAGGATACGATCGTGTCGGCAGCGGTGACCCAAGAAGATCGGCTGCGCATGACGTTCGATCTGGATTTCGGCGACGTTCGAAAGTATCCGCTCGGAACCCACGCCGGAATCGTCGTGTTTCGTCTAAAGGACCAGAGATGGCGCGCCTTGGAAACGCCCGCCGTTTAG